CGTTTCACCCACCGGTCTCCAGCATGTGCTGGATTTCATTTACACTTCTTTGCTGCCCCTTTCCTTTGAAAGCCTGGAGGAGACCTTGGAAGCTGCAAGCTACTTGCAAGTTACAGATGCTATTGGCTTGTGCAATCAATATTTAGTTAACAACCTTACCTTggaaaactgctgcttctctgccaaCGTCGCCAGGAGGTTCTACCTACCAGATGCCCTAGTTGCAACAGAAAATTACATTGTCAACAATCTCTGGAAGCTGCTGGACTTGGATTTGGCAGGACTGCTTGAGCTGAACTTCAGGACTTTGCTAGCGGTAGTGGAATCCCCAGATGTCCCCATGGTGAAGGAAACCCGCCTGTTGAATCTTGTGCTGCTGTGGTTGAAGCAGGATAAATCCAGGCTGACTCATGGAAGCAGCCTTTTGGAGCACATTAGATATGGTCTCATCCCAGTGGAAGAGCTAAGAAAAACCTACACGCAGTCAGAAGTGCCCCTCACCCCAGGTATTAAGTGCCTGATCATTAAAGCAATAAATTACCATACATCTGTTTTCAAACAGCCCATCTTGCAGGATAAATCCACCACGCTGAGGAACCAGAAAACTCGGATCATTCTGCTGGGGGGAGGGACGGCAAACGATGGGCTCGTCACTGAAGTGGTGGCCTTTGATGTTTACAATCACAAATGGAGACCTCTTACACAGGTGCAGGACAGGGTACAGAACCACAGCGTGTGTGTGGTGGGGAATTTCCTTTATGTCTTGGGTGGGGAAATAGAGGGTGGCACTCCGGGTGACGCTGACAGGGACAAGATTTTATCGGTTACGAACAAGGTCCATCGCTTCGATCCAAGGTTTAACACATGGACCCAAATCACGGGCATGCTGGAAAAAAGATGCCAGTTTTCCTGTTGTGTCCTAGGCAATGATATCTTTGCAATTGGTGGACGGGGTGAGAATGGGTCTCTGCATTCATCTGTGGAAGTCTACAACATCAGCAGGGACAGATGGACAAAGGCCAGGGAATTGCCGTGCAA
The nucleotide sequence above comes from Oxyura jamaicensis isolate SHBP4307 breed ruddy duck chromosome 1, BPBGC_Ojam_1.0, whole genome shotgun sequence. Encoded proteins:
- the KLHL34 gene encoding kelch-like protein 34, which gives rise to MSYFLSYCKAHCTAVLSQYQTLRSEGFLCDILLKVKENEFPAHKSLLACSSDYFRAMFKSYTRESTANVIQLQVVSPTGLQHVLDFIYTSLLPLSFESLEETLEAASYLQVTDAIGLCNQYLVNNLTLENCCFSANVARRFYLPDALVATENYIVNNLWKLLDLDLAGLLELNFRTLLAVVESPDVPMVKETRLLNLVLLWLKQDKSRLTHGSSLLEHIRYGLIPVEELRKTYTQSEVPLTPGIKCLIIKAINYHTSVFKQPILQDKSTTLRNQKTRIILLGGGTANDGLVTEVVAFDVYNHKWRPLTQVQDRVQNHSVCVVGNFLYVLGGEIEGGTPGDADRDKILSVTNKVHRFDPRFNTWTQITGMLEKRCQFSCCVLGNDIFAIGGRGENGSLHSSVEVYNISRDRWTKARELPCKIHGHASAVCKSIIYISGGKYADPASTSKDVYSLSSLEGQWIKQAPMSIARFGHQMATIREAIFTFLGLYEPFSEIERYDPDQNQWTRLRPLIYDRFCYGLAVVEETALLIGGKKWQDSREVPTQDVVGYDIDNDGWEEICKAPLPWSGLQCAVLQLTEVADERDSDTLQKKPLNCGVAE